A DNA window from Ranitomeya imitator isolate aRanImi1 chromosome 2, aRanImi1.pri, whole genome shotgun sequence contains the following coding sequences:
- the TTPAL gene encoding alpha-tocopherol transfer protein-like has translation MAQDNETSVGSSSVSSSLEVDSTLHEGYVCTLTPELILKAREELQEKPEWRLRDVQALRDMIWKDYPNLKTRVDDAFLLRFLRARKFDYDRALQLLVNYYSCRKGWPEVFTNLRPSAVKPVLDSGFLTVLPHTDTEGRRIVCIRPGQWNPRTFPITENLRAIYLSLEKLIEAEETQVNGIVILADYEGVGLSQASHFGPFIAKKIIGILQDGFPIRIKAVNIINEPRIFKGIYAILRPFLKEKIVKRIFLHGSNLSSLHSNVPKAILPEEYGGTAGKLDISAWSQTLLAAENDFVQDFNQVDLARDGSLQGFVMNDGESDYLQCEESARGVKSQLYCY, from the exons ATGGCACAAGACAATGAGACTTCGGTAGGAAGTTCTTCTGTGTCCTCTTCCCTGGAAGTAGACTCCACTCTTCACGAGGGCTACGTCTGTACATTGACCCCGGAGCTGATCCTTAAGGCTAGGGAAGAATTGCAGGAGAAGCCAGAATGGAGGTTACGTGATGTGCAAGCTTTGAGGGACATGATTTGGAAGGACTATCCTAACCTAAAGACACGAGTCGATGACGCATTCCTGCTCCGCTTCCTAAGGGCTCGCAAGTTTGACTATGACAGAGCTCTACAGCTCTTGGTCAATTATTACAGTTGCCGTAAAGGGTGGCCAGAAGTATTTACCAACCTGAGACCTTCCGCGGTGAAACCTGTGCTGGACTCTGGCTTCTTGACTGTTCTACctcacacagacacagaaggaagaCGTATTGTCTGTATTCGCCCTG GTCAGTGGAATCCCCGAACTTTCCCAATTACCGAAAACCTCCGTGCCATTTACCTTTCGCTGGAAAAACTGATAGAAGCCGAGGAAACCCAAGTGAATGGCATTGTGATCCTGGCGGACTACGAGGGGGTGGGATTGTCCCAAGCGTCTCATTTTGGCCCATTCATTGCCAAGAAGATCATCGGAATTCTTCAG GACGGATTTCCAATACGGATAAAGGCCGTCAACATCATCAATGAACCCCGGATCTTCAAGGGCATTTATGCCATACTGAGGCCATTTCTGAAAGAGAAGATAGTAAAGCGG ATATTCCTACACGGGTCAAACCTGAGCTCCCTCCACAGCAATGTCCCCAAGGCCATCTTGCCGGAAGAATATGGAGGCACAGCCGGGAAGCTGGATATTTCCGCTTGGAGCCAGACCCTCTTGGCAGCTGAAAACGACTTTGTACAAGACTTTAATCAGGTCGATCTTGCCCGAGACGGCTCCCTCCAAGGGTTTGTAATGAACGATGGCGAATCAGACTACCTGCAATGCGAAGAGTCTGCACGTGGGGTTAAATCCCAGCTCTACTGTTACTGA